The sequence below is a genomic window from Streptosporangium lutulentum.
CGTGGACGCCGTCCAGACGACCCTGCTGATCTGGGAGATCGGCAACGCGTTACGGATGACGCTCATGGCCAGCGCCGCCGTGTGCCTGCTGGCCTGGCGGATCAGGCTGGCCGACGTCGCGGCGGTCCAGGCCGGACCTTCGCGGGTCGACGGGCAGGGCGACCGCTAGGTTCGCCGTGTCGAGTTTCCGGCCGGCCTGGTGGGCTCGGCCTTCTCGTGAGCCGGGCATGACGGCGATCGATCGCCCGCGCGCCGGCGCGGACGGGGCGTCACTTCGGGTGAGGCCTGAGCGAGGTCATGGGGCAGGCGGGTCGGGATCGATCCCGGGGGTTCACCGCCGGGCGGGTATCCAGCCCCGGTCGGCGGCGAGGTAGCCGGCCTGGAACCGGCTCCGGGCGTCGAGGCGCTCCATCAGCTCGGCGGTGATGCGCCGCAGGGTGCGCACGGAGATGTCGAGCTTGCGGGCGACGGCCTCGTCGGTGTGGCCCGTCGACAGCAGGCGCAGCACCTCGCGTTCCTGGCCGCTCAGCCCGCGCTCGTCGCGCCGCGGCTCCTCGCCGAACGCGTCGGCCCTCTCCCAGGTCTGCTCGAACAGCGCCGTCAGCGCGGTGACGATGCCCGCGCCGTGGAGCAGCACCGCGCCGACGCTGCTGTCGCCCGGGTCGATCGGGAGCAGCGCCGCCTCCCAGTCGAAGATGATCATCCTGGTCGGAAGGGTGGGGGTCGCGCGCACCTGGCCGCCGAGCTCGGTGAGCCAGGTCGCGTAGGTCGCGATCGACTGGTCGTTGCGAGCGCTGGCGAGATAGACGATGCGGATCTCCACGCCGTTTTCGAGCAGGGTCCGGTCGAGCGGCCTGCTCGCGTCGATGTTCGCCAGCGTCTGGGCGCCCTGAGGGTCGAACACCCGCAGTTCGTTCCGGCAGCGCAGGGCCAGTTCCTCGATCCGGGTGCGGACGGTGTCGATGCCCAGCAAGGTCTCGGCGCCCTCGCCGGGCTGGGCGGGGTTCAGGTCGGCATAGGTCGCGATCATCTGGGCGATGATCGCCCGGCTCCGCTCGATCTCCTGCTGCCGGTGCAGAAGCGCCGTCTCCTCCCGGGCGAGCAGCGCGGACAGCCCGACCTCGGGACGCACCAGGCGGAACACGCGGGGGTCCTCCCAGGAAGGCCGCAGCAGTGACAACCTCGCCAGCTCGTCGAGCGCGTCACGGACCCGGCGAACCGGCCAGCCCAGTTCCTCACTCAACTGGTTCACCCCGTGGGAGGGGTTCTCCAGAATGGCGCGGTAGACGGTTTCCCCGGCGGACCCAAGGCCAAGTAGCGAAAGCACGGCCCCTCCCAACGTCAAACACGAGCGTGACGCGACCGAGGTGAGCCGATCCCCCAGGGGTCGCATCACGAAGGTAGAGGAATGAAATTATGGCGAGGTTATGAAAACGCCGGACAGGTGGTCGCCGGCGACCGGACGGGGTGATTCTCACCCCGTCCGCGGCGTTTCTCGCCGGCCGGTGTGAGGCGGTTCTCCGCCCTGGCAGTCTCCTGCAATGCAGGTGCCTGCCAGCGGGAATCCCTGGTGAATCCGACGCCGGGTGGTCACCGTCGATTCATGTATCTCATCACCGCTCGCCTGCGGGCCCCCGGGGGCGACGACCGCAGGCCGCCGCCCGCGACACGGATGCGGGCGTGCGAACTTCGCGACCTCGTCCTGGCCCTGGCGGCCCCCGCCGACCGGATCGAACACGTCTATGGAGCGGCGAGCCCCGCCGGAGTCGACCTCGGCGTCTTTGTC
It includes:
- a CDS encoding helix-turn-helix transcriptional regulator codes for the protein MLSLLGLGSAGETVYRAILENPSHGVNQLSEELGWPVRRVRDALDELARLSLLRPSWEDPRVFRLVRPEVGLSALLAREETALLHRQQEIERSRAIIAQMIATYADLNPAQPGEGAETLLGIDTVRTRIEELALRCRNELRVFDPQGAQTLANIDASRPLDRTLLENGVEIRIVYLASARNDQSIATYATWLTELGGQVRATPTLPTRMIIFDWEAALLPIDPGDSSVGAVLLHGAGIVTALTALFEQTWERADAFGEEPRRDERGLSGQEREVLRLLSTGHTDEAVARKLDISVRTLRRITAELMERLDARSRFQAGYLAADRGWIPARR